The Lycium ferocissimum isolate CSIRO_LF1 chromosome 10, AGI_CSIRO_Lferr_CH_V1, whole genome shotgun sequence genome window below encodes:
- the LOC132034961 gene encoding uncharacterized protein LOC132034961, with protein sequence MQACHLFLGRPWQFDVDAKHNGRTNKYSFVVKGKKYILNSLTTYQVSEDYRVMRELREKYQKEEKEKSERETLLVIGGEGTSQDGSKKCLLAKPSNCLKGVDERHSLVCLVNKYLLLNANQATSTLPSSKSSLLLEYETLFSK encoded by the coding sequence ATGCAAGCTTGCCATCTATTTCTTGGaagaccttggcaatttgatgtgGATGCTAAACATAATGGGAGAACTAACAAATACTCATTTGTGGTCAAGGGGAAGAAGTACATTCTTAATTCACTAACCACTTACCAAGTGAGTGAGGATTATAGAGTGATGAGGGAGCTTCGGGAGAAGtatcaaaaagaagaaaaggagaagagtGAGAGGGAGACCTTGTTGGTCATAGGTGGAGAGGGAACGTCTCAAGATGGTTCCAAGAAATGTTTATTAGCCAAACCAAGTAATTGCTTAAAAGGGGTTGATGAGAGACACTCCTTGGTGTGTCTTGTCAATAAATATCTTCTCCTAAATGCTAACCAAGCTACTAGCACTTTACCTAGTAGTAAATCTTCTCTTTTGCTGGAATATGAAACATTGTTCTCAAAATAA